From Streptomyces sp. SCSIO 75703:
CGCGGGGCGAGGGGCTCCTTCTGTTGTGCGCCGCCAGGGACTCGAACCCCGGACCCGCTGATTAAGAGTCAGCTGCTCTAACCAACTGAGCTAGCGGCGCATGACTCCCGCCGTCCGCCTGGGGCGGTCGGCGACGAGGAAAATCATACCTGCTCTCCGGGCGTGCTCCGACCGCCCGCGCCCCGGCCGGGACGCGCGGGGCGGGCCGGCCGGGAATCGGCGGGCAGGTCCTGGATCGCCAGCGAGAGCAGCACCGGCGTCGCGCCGCGGTTCAGCGTGTCCGCGGCCCGCCGCAGCCGGTGGGCGTGCTCGACCGGCAGCGACAGCGCCAGACTGCCCGCGGCCGAACCGGCCGGGATCGGGACCGCCGCGCAGACCGTGCCGACCGCGTACTCCTGGAGGTCGAGGACCGGCATGCCGGCCGGCTGCGACTCCAGCCGGGAGAGCAGCAGCCGGTCGCTGGTGATGGTGCGCGAGGTCAGCCGGGCCGCCCTGTGCCGGGCCAGGTGGTCACGGCGGCCCGCGGGGTCCAGCTGGGTCAGCAGGCTCTTGCCGAGCGCGGTGGCGTGCGCCGAGCGGCGGAAGTCCACCCACTCGTTCACGCGGGGCGCCGCCGGACTGTCCGCGCAGTGGACGACGCGGACCTCCCCGTCCACGTACCGGCTCATGTAGACGGCCGCGCCGACCGTGTCCCGCAGCCGGTCCAGGGTGCGCTGGAGCCGTTCGCGCACCGCCTGCTCCCGCCCGTGCGCCGAGTCCGGGCGGGTCAGCGCCTCGCCGGTGACGTACGCGCCGTCGGCGCCCCGCTCCACGTAGCCCTCCTGGCGCAGCATGCGCAGCAGCGGGGCCAGCCGCTCCCGGCCGAGGCCGCTGTGCCGGGCGAGGTCCGTCTCGCTGATCCCGGCGGGGTACCGCGCCACGGTCTCCAGGGCGCGCAGGGCGTCCTGGGTCGGATGGTGCGGCGCGGTCGGCTTGTGCTGCAGCGCCACGGTGGTCTCCCCCTGCGCGCGCTCGATGGGCCCTGATCCGGACGGCTCGTGCCCTTCACGATAACCGTCGGCCCCGCCGCCGCGCGGGCCTCTCGGCGAGATCGCCGGCGCTCCGGCCTGGGGCACCGGCCCCTGGCATATGCCAGGGGAACGCCCCAACGTCCCGGCCTCGGACGTTGGGGCGCGGACTCCGCACGGTCACAGGACCGCGCTGAGGAATTCCCGGGTCCGGTCGTGCTCCGGCTCGCTGAAGATCTTCTCGGGGGCGCCGGCCTCGATGACCCGCCCCGAGTCGAACATCAGCACCTGGTCGGAGATGTCCCGCGCGAAGTTCATCTCGTGGGTCACGCAGAGCATGGTGATGTCCGTGCTGCGCGCGATGTCCCGCAGCAGGTCGAGGACGCCCGCGACCAGCTCCGGGTCGAGCGCCGAGGTCACCTCGTCCAGCAGCAGCACCTTGGGCCGCATCGCCAGGGCGCGCGCGATCGCCACCCGCTGCTGCTGGCCGCCGGAGAGCTGCGCCGGGTGCGCGTCGCACTTGTCGGCGAGGCCCACCATGTCCAGCAGTTCCCTGGCCCGTTCCACCGCCTCGTCCCGGGACAGGCCGAGCACGGTGACCGGGGCCTCGGTGATGTTGCGCAGCACGGTCATGTTCGGGAACAGGTTGAACTGCTGGAACACCATCCCGATCTGCTTGCGCACCTCCCGGCACTGCTTCTCGGGCGCGGGGAAGAGGTGCTGCCCGTCGACGACGATCGTGCCCGCGTCGGGCTTGATCAGGGTCATCAGCAGCCGCAGGATCGTGGTCTTGCCCGATCCGGACGGACCGATCAGCGTGACGTGCTTGCCGGACGCCACCGAGAAGTCGAGGTGGTCCAGGACGATGTTGTCGCCGAAGCGCTTGGTGACCCCCTCCAGGCGGATCAGCTCGCCGCCCGGCTTTCCGGGGCTCTTCTCGGGATGGGGCACGGTGTCAGTGGACAAGGCGTCGCTCCAGGGCTCGCAGGGCAAGGGAGGCCAGGTAGGAGACGATGACGAAGGCCACGCCGATCACCGTCAGGGGTTCGGTGAACTGGAAGTTCTGCTGCGAGAACAGCCGCGCCTCGCCGAGCATCTCCAGCACCGTGATCGCCATCAGCAGCGGGGTGTCCTTCAGCATCGAGATCACGTAGTTGCCGAGGGCGGGCACCACGCGGCGGACGGCCTGCGGCAGGATCACCGCGGTCCAGGTCCGCCGCAACGGCAGGTTCAACGCCGTCGCGGCCTCCCAC
This genomic window contains:
- a CDS encoding IclR family transcriptional regulator C-terminal domain-containing protein — protein: MALQHKPTAPHHPTQDALRALETVARYPAGISETDLARHSGLGRERLAPLLRMLRQEGYVERGADGAYVTGEALTRPDSAHGREQAVRERLQRTLDRLRDTVGAAVYMSRYVDGEVRVVHCADSPAAPRVNEWVDFRRSAHATALGKSLLTQLDPAGRRDHLARHRAARLTSRTITSDRLLLSRLESQPAGMPVLDLQEYAVGTVCAAVPIPAGSAAGSLALSLPVEHAHRLRRAADTLNRGATPVLLSLAIQDLPADSRPARPARPGRGAGGRSTPGEQV
- the ehuA gene encoding ectoine/hydroxyectoine ABC transporter ATP-binding protein EhuA, which gives rise to MSTDTVPHPEKSPGKPGGELIRLEGVTKRFGDNIVLDHLDFSVASGKHVTLIGPSGSGKTTILRLLMTLIKPDAGTIVVDGQHLFPAPEKQCREVRKQIGMVFQQFNLFPNMTVLRNITEAPVTVLGLSRDEAVERARELLDMVGLADKCDAHPAQLSGGQQQRVAIARALAMRPKVLLLDEVTSALDPELVAGVLDLLRDIARSTDITMLCVTHEMNFARDISDQVLMFDSGRVIEAGAPEKIFSEPEHDRTREFLSAVL